One Siniperca chuatsi isolate FFG_IHB_CAS linkage group LG1, ASM2008510v1, whole genome shotgun sequence genomic window, GGGCTGCTGATTAGTTGATGTCATTACTAAGCATACCCTACCCATTTGAGACTGTCTCTCTAGTTTTCTGTTGTCTGAAGTGGTTGAGCTTGGAAGTACTTTAATGTTTCAGTCCCAAGCCTTCCTTCCAATGTCCCAGACCTCTAATCTTTGGCCTTTTTGTGGCCTGCTTTATCATTTCTTAGGGATAATGTAGGGCTACATTTGTTCGTCTTTAGAGGAATTTCAGAAAGAGTTATACTTCCTTCTAGTGAGTTACCAGTGCTGAATTtggttttaagttttaatgtcGAATCCTTATCTTAATATTCTCAATTGGCCAAAACACTTTCCTTGTTGTTCCTTACTTTTTTCGTAACTGGTTAGAAACTAATAACCGTTTAATGAAGTTCTGAATTTGGTAAAATTACCTATAGTATAGCCTAGGTCTCATAACTACAGAGTGTAGTGTTTGAACCTTGGTGCTCTCAAAGTTCATAGTGTGTCAAAGGCTTTGAGGGAATTGAGCAACATAGCATATGAGGCCTCAAACACCAGCTTTAAATGTGCATCTACATATTAATTTATCAAGCCACAGCTTGGCAGATAATAGCctttataaaattaaataacataaacaaactatTAACTCCTTTTTGGCTTTGAGGTACAGAGACTTACCTCATCGTAGACCATTTTAACAAGAAGCTGGTCACTGTTTATATTCTTCACCTCTGTTTATCCAGCTGCAgatgtctttctgtctgtcagaatGGTTGGAGCCCTCTTTTGACATGTTGTGTAGGCTACTTTGTTTAGATCTTCAGGCAGTTGTGTATTATGTCATCTTTGAACTCAAAAAGGTTTTGTCCTTGTGTTACAACCCATTATCTCTCTCAAGACTGTAAACCAACTGGAACAGTATGAGGAATTGCTCAGCTGTGATTATGACTAAACAAATGAGAGGTAGACTATgcattgctctctctctgtctgtgtcagacATTCAGTACTCAAGTTAATAAGTTAAAATGGCTTGGCATTTATCTTCATATATCTTCTCATACAATTTGAAGTTTTTCCAATGTTTTGAGAGTTGATGCTGGCAAGTTGTGTCGTTAgtcttttaaattttaatctCTAGAGAGAGAGCTTAATGAACTACAGAAATCTACCCAAACAAGTCAAATTATTTAAGACCGTAGCTAGGTTTTCACGACTGTGTTGATATGGATTGTTGCTTCCACCCTACAGCAATCCCATTTTATAGGTGTGGGATGGcaataacagtaataaaataatatgattCGTTGTACCATTTAGATACAGAGAAGGCAAACAGTGGGCTTGATAAGACACAAGCAGAGAATGTGGTGACTGACTTTATTTGAACAATTTGAGAAATAGGTCTCCGCCTAAGAGCAGAGACCTTTTTCTCACTCAAATGCACCATGTAGTTGCAGTAGTAGCTCACACTGTGACAGTAATGGCTGTCCATTTGTCTTTATGCAGGATGTGAAGCTTTCAGCCGAAGTGGAACCGTTCATCCCACAGAAAAAAGGTTTCGAAGGATCCCTAGTCAGCATGAGTCTTTCTGGAgaggcaggtggaggaggaggaggagggggtggaggtaTAGGAGGAGGTGGCGGAGGGGTGGAAACCACTCCCATACCCAGCTACCTCATCACCTGCTACCCTTTCGTCCAGGAGAACCAACCCAACAGGTACTGTTACTCTGTCACAGCAGGGGGAGATTTACTCTAAAGGCAGTCGCTTCAACTCCATTTAATTCTGAGCTAATGGCACCAGTGTTTCTGGTTCATGATAATTATGGATTTTGCCATTGGCATTGTGGGAAGTCTGGTGTCCCCATTGTGAACTGCCCAAGAACAATCTGCTCTCTTCTGGACCTTTCTATTTTCAGAATAACTAATTTACCGCACTGTTTACTATaagaagaagagaacagagTGTCCCTAATGTTGTGCTTCACAAGAGATCACAATCAGATCCTTTAAACAGTGTATTGAGTTCAAGCCATTAGATGCTCTGTAGTTTAAGACTGCTTAATTATGAATAGAAACCTCCCCACAGTTACAGAGTTTACATGGAACTACAATCTGTTTCCAGTGGCTCTTTCTTTGTCCAAAGTGATCTACTGTATCCTGCACACATCCGCTCCTTTGTTTCCTTCCCTTCTATTTGAATGCAAGGAAATGCTCGCTATAGTAGGCTGGCTGTGAAAATGTCATCTGGATCCTTATCAACATTTCATTGCATACCATGTACACACCCCCTAACAAACCAACCATCATACACATCACTGCAGCATCACAGATGTTAACCCGGGCATCACCCCTCTCTTGAGCCCCTCTTGCTAAAGGGGCTTTAATCTTATTTTGTGgaacacattttaattagtcTCCCATCATTGCAGCATGTTTAGAGAAAATACAAactgagaaatgttttaaattggGGGGGTTGTGATTAATTCAGGATGTCACAATCATGTTTCTTTTAACTGAGTAGTTGAGTTTCTTAATATTGAGTATCTGCCAATACAGAGtctcattttatatttatttttaatcttgtAACCACATAAGACAGGTGCACAGTGCACACTTAGCCTTAAGTTGACCTacatgaaaataacatttgacaGCTAAATAGCTTAGTATTAAGACAGTATAACCTGCATCACAGCCTTCCTTTTAGGGTTTCATATAACATTTTGTAGAATGCAGTATTTTGTATAATCAGTATTGGGAGAGGAGTGTCATTCTGTTAATGTTGTGGCAGTATTTTCAAAGCATAGCACACATGAACATTTTTTGCACAAAGCATTGGCAGAGAAGAATTATTTGATTTTGGTTGAAAGAGTAGAATATCagaaattatttaacatgttactTCTCTACTGCTTCACAGGCAACATCCTATATATAATGGAGGGGAGCTGCGCTGGCAGCAGCCTAACCCCAGCCCTGGTGGTTCATACCTGGCCTACCCCATCTTGTCTTCACCCCAGCCTCCTGTCTCCAATGACTACGCTTATTACCAGATTATGCCTGCTCCATGCCCACCTGTGATGGGCTTCTACCAGCCCTTCCCTGGCACCTATCCAGGTCCAGTGCAAGCCGGAGTGGTCAACCCTGTCTCAGCAGATGTCAATGAAAGACCACTGCCTCTGGGTCCAGCATATGGGATGGCTAGTCAGAGGGGGAGAGGCATGGTCCGACCTAATGTTCTCCCAAAGGTACAGAAGGTCAACAGCCTTATTGTGATACTGTCACATACGTTATTTATATCACTAAAAAATGTCCCTCGTCTTCCTCAGTCTATTTAGTGAGCATgccctgtctctttctttctcctacaGCAACAGTTGGGTGTGTGCCAGCCTCCAAGGGGTCGCCGCCCTCCAACCAGGAGTGTAGCTGTGCAGAAGGAGGTGTGCACCTTGGGGCTTGATGGTAGGACCAAGACAGTCATGCTGGTGGATGCAGCACAGCAGACCGGTAAGAATACTGTGTCAATAATTAAAGCTATATTTAAGTCCTACCATGCAGGGTGTATACAGAggttttttaacaaaaaaatcgAACAAAAACTCTGCCAACTAAGAACTAAAGAAACCTGTTAGTTGTAGCAGTGAGAAAATCCTGAGTTTCAATTTCCAGCTTAGTGTATGGCCGACGTCAGAGATGTTCTTCATTCCTGTAGCTGAAAGGAAGCTGAAGCTCAAAACATTCCAGACTTTGTTAAAGTAAGCTGCTTTACCTGTGAACAAGTATTTTTCTTATCAGCGATGAAGCAGGACACAGTGCCAGTAAGAGCGGTGTCTGGTCTTACAGGTTGATGATGCATGTGCTTAACTTCTGAATGAACTGGAATGCAGAGTTTCCAGTTGACGAGCTTAACATGTGCAGCTCATCATGTCTCGAGAAAGCTAATGAGCCTATGTAAATAGTTTGGCTACTCCATTGTAATGTTAGGTCAAGTGAAACATTATAAAGTTGACTGAAAGTAAAGTTGGTCAAAAAGTTGTGTTCAACAAGTCTGCATTGATTCTTCTACAGTATTTATagtccttttttttattaacatttatatgtTAATGATGGATGGTAGCAGTTTTATTCCACTTTATAACACTGCGTAATAAGTTCATTTTAGGTCTAAGTTTCTCTTACTTTGTCCTCAGATTTCCCCGGTGAGGTGTCAGGGCGGAGTGCTGCTGAGCGGGCAAGTCCCCTGCTGTGGAAGAACCGAACAAAGAGAAGACGGGCATCCCATCCAGGTGAAATCTACAACGAGCAGGGCGCCAGTGAGGCAGATATAGACAGTGACAGTGGCTACTGTAGCCCCAAACACAACCAGGCAACAGGGGTAACACAACGAACAGCAGAGAATACAGCAGCACCCACAGTAAGTTGGCTACTTCCCATCAGCTCCAGACCCAACAGACTTACAGTAAAGTGTAGAATTTTTTAACTCATAATCTGTAAATTGATATTGGAAGGGGTTCGAAACGCattgaaaatatgtaaataaagcaTAAAATAAAGATAGCAATACAGATAGCAAGTCAGGAGCTTGAAACTCCAAGCTGAATACCGCtctgaaaaatgtcatttcaaaaaATAGATTGAGATAGGCTGTTATGTTATTTATAGTTAAGGTAGAAGGTCAGGAATTATTTGGTCTTGACATTTGATTTGACCTGTCACTGAACAGTAAGTGAGTAAATACCAGTGTGGGAGGTGTAATGTTGTCCTTAAATTACCTTTGCCCTCACAGTGTTATTAGCATATTTAACATACACTAGATATCTcaacttgtcttttttctctaccttttccatattttctgtgttgtatAGGGAGTAGAGGCTGGTGTAATGACAGGTAAGTTTAATGCAACATGTTTTGAATGAATCTTCACACTGTGCTTTCATATCCATATTTCTTATGTATcctgtatataatatattgcaaattaatggatttttttaaaccagagaATTgctattaattttgttttgttcactaGCAGGTACCTGGGTAAATGTAGCCTCTCAGGCTACCCCAAAGTCCTGGGGGGACAGGAACGGCCAGTTTCACAGACCAGACCAGAGGAAGAATCCTGAACAGAGAAACTTCACACAGGTACAATAGATCCCACTGGAGCAGACACTCAGTAAAAAATTGCGATCTGATAACACCCTGACATTTTTgagaaatacttaaataaaaatatacagtatgtagcattACAATTACATTAATCATTAGCATACTGTTATTGATTTTTGGTGGCATTTGAAGATAGAATTTTTCAGAGTACGAGTTGAACTTTTTATATGATGCGGACATCCAGTCTCTCACATAATGCAAATCTGTAGTGTCTGTCATACATAGTCAATGaacaatttaaagaaaaaaaacagccattCACAGGGGTACATGAGTCAACCTATCGGGAAACTGTCATAAGCAAGAAAAATGTCTGactctgtctgactcctgtgttttctgtgcgTCTCTGCCTCTCAGGATTTCCACAGTGGCTATCCAGGGCGTGTGCCACCCAACCAGTCAGAACAAAGACTACAGCCAGCTGTGGTAACTGGCACTGAGCTCACCCCAGAGCCCCTCTACTTTGAGGTGAGAGAGGGTTTTTGTGaatttcattgtaatgaatTCTCAATGCCGCATTGTTACCATGACTCATAATAGATTTATTTTAGCCAGAGTTTATTTGTTGTGCTGAAATGTTTTCTACATGTTTGTCAGGATGAAGATGAGTTCCCAGATCTCGCTACTGGAGGGGCTGTCCAACGCAGCACCAAACCAGAATCtactgcagcacagacacacacgcaacCTAAACTGCCCAAAAACCTGGTAAGGGAAAGCACTTTCTGAGGACAACTGTCTTTAAAGGCTCACGCTGTGTCATGTGCTGACTGTTTGCAGGATTTACTAAATACTAGAGGTGTGTATCTTTTTCTCTCAGAGGATTTGATCGGTATCTACATACACAGTTCACCATCtgatacaaaaacacataaaattaaaaataaaaacaaaatgcatatACATTTGTAACAATTCGATACAGTTAGTGTCATCCCTCTGAATTtggtatttttaataatgctgtaTGGCATGACCCTGcaaataaaacagcacataGCTTCAGTTTTGCTTTAAACCGGGAGAAGCTTGAAAGTAGCATTagcattgttttgtgtttactgctccCCTCAGTAACTCGGTCAGTGTACATATCGCCTTTTTAAATTAGTAGCAAGGTGTGTGGTGCCCCCAGCATATTTTACGATACTGCTGCACGTTTTGAAGACTGCAAATGCCATGTAAACTTCAGGCTGCATTGTACACGTTGCATGCACCaattcccacacacacacacacacacacacacaggctagaGGCACAGAACTGCAGTAATATAGAGAGAGCACTTTGGAAAGATCGGTTTTTGACAGCCTAATGATTTTTTGCAGAATTTGGTCGGATCTGTGGTTATGTATCTATGCAGCCGAATCTCTGATTCTTGTATCAGTTAATCTTTACACTACTACTAAATACTAATTTGTGTCTCTACACGCATCACAGCTGGATAACCTACCAGAAAACTCCCCTATCAACATTGTGCAGACACCCATCCCCATTACCACCTCTGTTCCCAAGAGGGCCAAGAGCCAGAGGAAGAAGGCTCTGGCTGCTGCCTTGGCCACTGCACAGGAGTACTCTGAAATCAGCATGGAGCAGAAGAAATTACAGGTATAAACCTGCACTATGTCTGCAGGTCATGTAGGTTAGGTTCAGACTGAACAGTTTTAATGTTATGGCTTGTTAATGCCTTGTTTCATCAATTCTGGTCCTCACCACTGCCTGGCCTATAATTAATATTGTGATCTCCAGTTGTATTTGACTAGTTCATTGGTGTGACCTTGTTCTTCCTTCCTTGGCCGGCAGGAGGCATTCACCAAAGCAGCAGGGAAGAAGAGTAAAACCTCTGTCGAGCTGGACCTGGGAGACATGCTGGCAGCTTTGGAGAAACATCAGCAGGCTATGAAGGCCAGACAACTCACCAATACCAAGCCACTGTCCTTTACAGGTATTCATAAACTCAGTCAGACATTAACAAGCGgtataaaaaattaaacaaacatctaacaatacaacagccctgcagtAAATGACAATATTGGGTTTAAGTTTAGAATGTCAAATTGATGATTTAACTCAATACTCTTTTTGTGAGGCTATAGTATGTATTGTTGTTAAGCAAATATCATATTAAGTGTcttacattcatttcatttagttttctTATTTGGAATTTAGGACTTTCAACATGCCCCATTGTGTAGAATCTGGCATTTTTGTGCCTTTGTAAATGCCCTTATGTTCCCATGAAAACATGTTCAAAACTATAGTGATTGTCAGACTCAGTAAAGATAACACACACTCTAATTTCTCCCTAACTGTGACTGACAGTAGCCTGAATCGCTGCCTCCACTGAGTGGCCAGACCATGACCATTGAGTTGACTCAAAACCTCTGACAGTCCcaacacaaaccaaacattaTGAACCtactgcacacatacatgtacacatattCACCTTCACTCACAACTTTTTTGTCCTTCTCCCCAGTTGGAACAACTACTCCGTTCCACGGTTCAGGCTCGACCAGCGTGCCGTCCATGTTGAAGGGTCATCAGCAGCCATACTCAGCCCCACATAATTCCCTGGATTCCACTGCACCCGTAtcaagagagggaaggagagagagatccCCAAAGTAAAACGGCCAACAGCCCTTAAGAAGGTTAATGATTTAAGTTAAAATTGATTATTTAGGAGAGGTGCAGGAAGGTGTTATTTAGCCTACATTCAAATGAAAAGGAATGGAGATCTTTGAACCTGCAAATCCTTTTAAGTgcccttgtttttttctgtgtttcaatAGATTATCTTGAAGGAACGTGAAGGGAAGAAAGGGAAGGCGAGTGTAGAACAAGAGTCTTCAGGCCAGGAGGAGCATGGGGGGGACggtttacattttactgatgaTCTTCCACGAGAGCCTGCTTCCCAAGAAGGTGAGGGTAATTCATTATTAAGAAGTGAAAACAATTAAATTGTATCCATATTTTTTTATCCGTgatacattttctaatttttatTTCTGGTCTGCTGTTTGTACCACAGACAATGGGCTGAGTATGCCCAGTGATGCATCCCTTTCCCCGGCCAGTCAGAACTCTCCATATAGCATCACCCCAGTATCCCAGGGTTCTCCTGCCAGCTCTGGCATTGGGAGTCCCATGGCTTCTAACGCCATCACCAAGATCCACAGCCGACGTTTCAGAGAGTAAGTACGGTCTCTTACCCCACATGGAGTGAGAAACAGGATGTTGAACAGGGCAGACCTTTTGTAGGAATCCCTGGCATTGGAATGTCTCAAAAATGCACAATGTGGTAACGAAAAATGGTTACCAAAGCAAATACTTGTCCCACTCAAAAATCAGAGCCTTGGCTGTGAGAAGCCTACTCTGAAAGTTAACGGGTGTTTTTTAAGGGCGGAACTGTACAATAAAGAATTGTAGAGTATGGCACAGATGTCTAGCACATTGTCCCTTCTCAGCAAAAATGTATGCCAGTAGTCACAAACACAGCTTTGTCCCTCTGTGTCCTCTGCTGTAGGCCTTTTGTCCCAGCCCACCCTTCTCTAACAGATTTTGCATTTAAATCCTCCAAAAGGCCTCTGTAGCCAAGCTCCTCCTCTCAGCTCTGACCTCCAGGACACTTATTCCTCAGGCCATACTACGTCGACCTTCCAATAGACTTTTCATCAAACCACAAAGCTAGTAGGAGTGTGCATGCTCTGATCGAATGGCTCTGCTATCTTCTTAGAGAGGCTACAAGGCTTAACCTGATTCAGAAAAGGAGTCAGATAGCAACAAAGTGTAATAGCATAAGCATAACCAACAAGCAGTTAAACAAGTTGTCATGAACAGCTGTATAATCTTGGAGAGAGTCATTTTAAGGGGAACAACAAAGACGAAAGCCTTTTAGAGCTtcaacaaacaattattttcatcatagaCTGCTCTGAtggttattttttcagttttcggTTTCAgttaaaatgcccatcacaattttctaaATCCCAAGTTGACatcatcaaattgcttgttttggtGGACCCACTTCAAAACCTAAAGTTATTCAGTAGTTgcataagacaaaaaaagaagaaaatcatcGCAATTTAGAGGCTGCAACCAGAGAATTTAgtattttgcttgaaaaattgcTTTCACGATTAATCAAGTATCAAAATTGtgcattttctttgtctgtcagttgactaatcgattaaacTAATCATTCAAGTTATAAAGCCTTTAACCATTCGTAGCATTATTTGTGCTCGTTAACATTAATGGCAAGCGTCATTGTTAGCTTGGTAGCCACCTAAAAGATGAACATTTGTAACCtccataattttttttctgcaggTACTGTAACCAAGTGCTGAGTAAGGAGATCGACGAGAGTGTGACTCTGCTGTTACAGGAACTGGTTCGCTTCCAGGAGCGGGTCTACCAGAAGGATCCTACCAAGGCTAAATCCAAACGCCGCCTGGTCATGGGTCTCAGGGAGGTCACCAAGCACATGAAGTTGCATAAGATTAAGTGTGTCATCATCTCTCCCAACTGTGAGAAGATCCAGGCCAAAGGTGAAGAATATTGCAATACCATCTTCAGCATCAGTCCACATTTGATCAAATTGTCTGACCCTCTGAcctgtaaacatgtttaaagcagctataattgctatttttataacaatgtatcaaatgacaatgtgaaaacaatgtgaaagggagagaaaaacaaagctaaaagagagtaaacattggacttacattcgccaggtggccagaaataccattccaaatgaataataatgttctTCTGTaagtgctggatgtgtaaataaactgtttgctaacaagtttgccatgtCAACTTTTAAAGATGATGTGTCAATGTTGTGCCCACAAATTATTTccgctgccctcaagtggccaaaaaaaatcagttattgcacgtttaaaatttctaaaaaaaaagacaaattaatgATAAACACTCAGCGAAGGGCATACACTGCGTATACTGCGAGTTGTGTCCCAAGCCAAACTTAGACATTACCAAAACAGCAGGCTGTTTCACTCTTATGTTCAAGTTATTAgctgatattttcttttctttttattcatctatttacatttttgtacatttgagTCACTAATTGTTTACTGTGTTGCAGGTGGTTTGGATGAAGCTTTATACAATGTAATTGCCATGGCAAGGGAGCAGGAGATCCCGTTTGTGTTTGCCTTGGGCAGAAAAGCCCTTGGACGATGCGTCAACAAACTAGTGCCTGTTAGTGTGGTTGGCATTTTCAACTATTCTGGAGCTGAGGTAAGGCACTCCCATTCACTAAAACCCTTTGATTGTAATACATTGCTGTTAATACTGTATTATCTATCCATCCAATCTATCTATCTTAATGTCAGATCaatgaatgaacaaataaaatataaacagtagGTCAGTAGTCAATATAGAGCAGTAGAGACACATAGGAAACAACTTGGAAACACAGTATCATCTCTAAGCatctcatgttttgtttttgttgcctcTTACTGACTTGGTTAAATCCACCATCTACCTTCTTCAGGGTCTCTTCAACCGTTTAGTGTCTTTGACAGAAGAGGCTAGGAAGGCCTACAAGGACATGGTGTCAGCCCTGGAGCAGGAGCAGGCTGAGGAGGCTctgaaaaatgacaagaaagtcCCGCACCACATGGGGCATTCCCGCAACCACTCTGCTGCTTCTGCTATCTCCTTTTGCTCCATCTTCTCTGAGCCTATCTCAGAGGTCAATGAAAAGGAGTATGGTAAGTTCTCTCATTTCTGGCTCTCTGCTGGGTATCTTTGTCATAGTTTTTTATGGTTATCtgtaatcagtggtggaagtagtattcagatcctttacttaagttaaagtaccaGTTATTGTTAACTCTGTGAACCCCAAGCAGTTTCTAGGTGTTTTTTGCTCAGGTCACATTTTTACTCACTCaagattattttatgtttttgttttttttatataaaatctttatctgaaaagtaactggtaactatagctgtcagataaatgtagtggggtaaaaagtacaatatttatctCAGAAATGTAGTACTAGTGGAGtaggagtagaagtataatcgcataaaatggaaacattcaaGTAAAGTGTAAGTTCTTCAAAACTGCactgaaatacagtatttgagtaaatgtacgtaGTTACTTTCCTCCACTCTCTGTAATGTTGCTGAGATAAGAAAATGGAGCATAAGACAAATATTAATTCCTTCAGAGACCAACTGGAGGAGTATGGTGGAGACTTCAGATGCCCTAGAGCCTGTAGAGGCTGAGCCGAGTCGCCCTGCACCTCCCACAGCTGCCCAGAGAGACAGTGAGGCCCTGGCAGCCACCCCCAACGCCGCCCCGCCTGGCTCCTCTGCTCCGCAGCCCAGGGCAGGGCCTCTGACACAGGGTACCGGTGAGAGAGA contains:
- the secisbp2l gene encoding LOW QUALITY PROTEIN: selenocysteine insertion sequence-binding protein 2-like (The sequence of the model RefSeq protein was modified relative to this genomic sequence to represent the inferred CDS: inserted 1 base in 1 codon), with protein sequence MDASDNKDVKLSAEVEPFIPQKKGFEGSLVSMSLSGEAGGGGGGGGGGIGGGGGGVETTPIPSYLITCYPFVQENQPNRQHPIYNGGELRWQQPNPSPGGSYLAYPILSSPQPPVSNDYAYYQIMPAPCPPVMGFYQPFPGTYPGPVQAGVVNPVSADVNERPLPLGPAYGMASQRGRGMVRPNVLPKQQLGVCQPPRGRRPPTRSVAVQKEVCTLGLDGRTKTVMLVDAAQQTDFPGEVSGRSAAERASPLLWKNRTKRRRASHPGEIYNEQGASEADIDSDSGYCSPKHNQATGVTQRTAENTAAPTGVEAGVMTAGTWVNVASQATPKSWGDRNGQFHRPDQRKNPEQRNFTQDFHSGYPGRVPPNQSEQRLQPAVVTGTELTPEPLYFEDEDEFPDLATGGAVQRSTKPESTAAQTHTQPKLPKNLLDNLPENSPINIVQTPIPITTSVPKRAKSQRKKALAAALATAQEYSEISMEQKKLQEAFTKAAGKKSKTSVELDLGDMLAALEKHQQAMKARQLTNTKPLSFTVGTTTPFHGSGSTSVPSMLKGHQQPYSAPHNSLDSTXTRIKRGKEREIPKVKRPTALKKIILKEREGKKGKASVEQESSGQEEHGGDGLHFTDDLPREPASQEDNGLSMPSDASLSPASQNSPYSITPVSQGSPASSGIGSPMASNAITKIHSRRFREYCNQVLSKEIDESVTLLLQELVRFQERVYQKDPTKAKSKRRLVMGLREVTKHMKLHKIKCVIISPNCEKIQAKGGLDEALYNVIAMAREQEIPFVFALGRKALGRCVNKLVPVSVVGIFNYSGAEGLFNRLVSLTEEARKAYKDMVSALEQEQAEEALKNDKKVPHHMGHSRNHSAASAISFCSIFSEPISEVNEKEYETNWRSMVETSDALEPVEAEPSRPAPPTAAQRDSEALAATPNAAPPGSSAPQPRAGPLTQGTGERDEVRVDDRLELASQQSTETGSLDGSCRGPLNSSITSTTSTLVPGMLEEAEEEDEEEEDYTPEPISVEVPTLSSRIESWVSKTLENLQLGKSQESTEEEEEEEDEEEERGQSEDEEDLDSEDITETTKEGKEQVEAKKVTG